TGATGGCTTTAAAAATTTGTGGTTCTTTTTCTGCGGACAATGAAATGGCCTTGGCATAACAGCCACCTTCAATATTAAAGACACCATTTTCATTCCATCCATGTTCATCATCACCGATTAATTTACGATTAGGGTCTGCTGATAAAGTCGTTTTTCCAGTACCAGATAATCCAAAGAATAATGCAACATCACCTTTATTACCCACGTTTGCAGAGCAATGCATACTCATTATTTTTTGTTTTGGTAATAAGTAATTCATCACAGAGAAAATTGATTTTTTCATTTCACCCGCATATTCCGTGCCCCCGATTAAAACGGTTTTATGTTTGAATGAAATAATGACAAACGTTTCAGACCGTAGTCCATCTTTGTCTGGGTCGGCTTTGAATGTTGGTGCCGATATAACTGTAAAGTCAGCTTTGATTTTTGAAGCTTCTTCTTTAGAGCTTGGCTTAATAAATAAATTTTGAGCAAATAAATTATGCCACGCAAACTCATTGACGACTGTTAAATCAAGTTGTGAATCTTTATCACTTCCAGCATAACCATTGAAAACAAATATCTCATCTTTACTGTCCAAATAATCAATCACTTGGTAGTACAAGTTTAAAAACTTTTCTTCTGAAATCGGCTGATTAACCGTACCCCAATCAATATCATCTTTGACTTGAGGATTGTCTACGATATATTTATCTTTTGGAGAACGTCCTGTATATACGCCCGTTTTTGCATTAATGGCCCCAAATTCTGTGAGTTCAGCTTCGTCTCGTTTTAAAATTTTGTTGTAGAGTTCAGTAGTAGTAAGTTGAAAATGAGATGAAGGCTTGGTTTTTAAAGCGTCAATTGCTTGTGTATCAAACGACATGGTTTATCCCTCCAATAGTGATTTCGGCGATGTAAGCCTTTACAATTCAAGAGTATAACACAATGATTTCATTATCCATACTGAAATTAGGTAATTTGGAGAGAAAAATAGTAAAATAATTAGATTGCTGTATCGGTTTTATATTTGTGTTACATAAACTCAAACTGAATTGACACTGTTAAAAAATTTATGTAATATAGGACTAACGGATTCTCTTATCCTGAGTGGTGGAGGGACATGGACCCAATGAAACCCAGCAACCTCTTCTTTTATAGAAGAAAGGTGCCAAACCGTTTGCAGACATATACAGTCTGAACGATAAGAGCGAATGGACGTTAAAGGCCTTCTCTCTATTTAAGAGTATGAAAGGCTTTTTTTATTGGCTCAGTTACAAAGAGAACTTCGTAATAAAATAAAAAGGAGCTTAATATGACTTACAATAGACGCTTATTTACTTCAGAATCAGTTACTGAAGGACATCCAGATAAAATTGCCGATCAAATTTCAGATGCAATTTTAGATGAAATTTTGAAAGGTGACCCGAATGCACGTGTGGCGTGCGAAACGACTGTTACGACTGGTATGGCTTTAATTGCTGGAGAGATTACAACTTCTACTTATGTAGACATACCTAAAGTTGTTCGTGAGACCGTTAAAGAAATCGGATATACTCGAGCAAAATATGGGTATGACTATAAAACAATGTCTGTACTTACAGCTATCGATGAACAATCACCTGATATCGCACAAGGTGTAGACCGTGCTTTAGAATATCGCGACCAAGATCAAGATGAAGTATTAAATATTGGGGCTGGAGACCAAGGATTAATGTTTGGATATGCGACAAACGAAACAGACACATTTATGCCGTTGCCGATAGATTTATCGCATAAGTTATCTAAGCGTTTAACGACGGTTCGTAAAGATGGAACATTAAGTTATTTAAGACCAGATGGTAAAGTACAAGTTACGGTTGAATATGATGAAAATAATCATCCTAAACGTGTCGATACGATTGTCATTTCATCTCAACATCATGAAGATATTGAATTGGAAGACATTCAAGAAGATTTAAAAAAACATGTGATTTATCCAACTGTTGAAGATCATTTAATTGATAAAGATACGAAATTCTTTATTAACCCAACTGGACGTTTTGTTATCGGTGGTCCTCAAGGTGATGCAGGTTTAACTGGTCGTAAAATCATTGTTGATACGTATGGCGGTTATGCGCGTCATGGTGGCGGTGCATTTTCTGGTAAAGATCCTACGAAAGTAGACCGTTCGGCTGCATATGCTGCACGCTATGTTGCTAAAAATATTGTAGCTGCAGAATTAGCAGATAAATGTGAAGTACAAATTGCTTATGCAATCGGTGTCGCACAACCGGTATCGATAGCTATTGATACATTTGGCACAGGAAAAGTGTCGGAAAACATTTTAATAGAAGCTGTTAGACAAAATTTTGATTTGCGTCCAGCCGGAATCATTAAAATGTTAGACTTACAACGACCGATTTATAAACAAACTGCGGCTTATGGTCATTTTGGACGCAATGATATTGATGTCCCTTGGGAAAAGACAAACAAAATTGATATTTTAAAGGAAGCGGTAGAAACGCTTAAATAAATTTTCTCAATAAAGATTCGCGATTTTATTCGCTTTTTTATATAATGATTATAATAAAGCAAATGAAGGAAAAGGTAGGTCAATGTCCATGTCACAATTAGATCCCATTCAAATTGGGTTAATCGTTGCGAGTGTGCTCGCATTCTTATTTCTTATCATGTTTTTATTTGCATTGCGCAGTAAGAAAAAAGTTAAAGAAACATATTCGAGTCAGTATCAATCTAAAGAAGAAAAATTAAACGCTGAACATAAAGAAGCTTTAGAAGAAGTTCGAATTGAAAAGAAAAAATCAGATACGCGTCATAAAGAACAATATGATGCAATGGTATCATCAAAAAATCGTGAAATTGATGCATTAAAATTATTTTCTAAAAATGATAGTGAATATATTACAGATATGCGTTTGTTAGGAATTAGAGAACGTCTTGTAAAAGAAAAACGTATCCGTCCTGAAGATATGCACATTATGGCAAACATATTCATGCCAACGAATTCTTTAGAAGAGATAACACGCATTAGTCATCTTGTACTAACGCGTACAGGTCTATATATTATTGATTCAGAATTATTAAAAGGACATGTATATCAAGGTGTAAGTCAAAGTCAATTCAAAGAAAATCCTATGATGGAACAGGTGTTTAAAACGTTGAATTTAGATACACAATCACCACAAACACTTGTGCTTGATCAAAATGATGAAAAACAAGCTTTGTCTGTAATTGATTACACATCGCAGCTTCAGTCTATCGAAACATTGGCAACGACTTTACAGCAAAAACTTAATCTCAAATATGTACCAACTGCGATTCTTTATTTCAATCCGAGACATGAAGGCGATATTACCATTTCGAATTACGCATCGCAAAGTGGCACAAAAGTATTGGTGGGCCCTGAGCAACTTGATGAATTCTTTAATAAATTTGTATTTCACGGCCGTATCCAATACGATGTAAATGATTTACAAACCATTATGGATGAAATTGAATCATTTAACTAATACTATTTAAGCGTGTCATAGCTTAGAAAATAAATAAGAATGACATAATAATAAGTGAATGACTAAAGAGTAGGACAGAACATGTCCTGCTCTTTTTGTCTATGTGGGAGTTGAGACAAAATGATTTACGCGATGCGAGGACTTCGATATGATAAATTCAAATAAGAAAGGGTGAGAGCTTTGCAAGAAATCAAATTGTATAATGGGAATACGATGCCTCAAGTTGGGTTAGGCGTATTTCGTGTTAAAAACGACCAAACAGCGAAAGAAGCGGTAAAACACGCAATATTAAATGGCTATCGAAGTATTGATACAGCAATGATTTATAAAAATGAACAAAAAGTTGGCGAAGGTATTAAAGCAGCTCTTGAGGAATCTGATATTAAACGCGAAGATTTATTTATCACATCAAAATTATGGCTAGATGACTATGGTCGGGACAATGTAGAACAAGCCTATAATGAGTCATTAAAATTATTAGGGTTAGACTATTTAGATTTATATTTAATGCATTGGCCAGGTCAAGATGAAAACCTTATGATAGATACATGGAAAGGGATGGAAGACTTATATAAAGCGGGAAAGGTAAAAAATATTGGTGTAAGTAATTTTAATATTGAACATCTAGAACGATTATTGACTGAAACATCAATTAAACCTGTAGTCAATCAAGTGGAATTTCATCCTTATTTAACTCAAACAAAATTAAAAACATATTTAGAAGCACAAAAAATTCAAATGGAATCTTGGTCGCCGTTAATGAATGCTCAAATTTTAGAGGATGAGACTGTGAAGGCGATTGCAACTGAAATTCAAAAGTCACCTGCACAAGTCATAATCAGATGGAATATTCAAAATGGCGTTGTCACTATTCCTAAATCAATTACGCCAAATCGAATTGATGAAAATATAAAGGTATTTGATTTTGAATTATCACAAACGCATATGACACAACTCAATGCGTGTAATGAAAATAAAAGAATAGGTCCGGATCCTTTACTGTTTAATGGTAAATAATATTAACTGATAATGTTCATACAACAGGGTTCACGTATCTAAATGGGCCTGGTTTAAAAATCATTTCTATTTTGATTGTTCCTAACGCCTCGCTTTTGAGGTGTTTTACCTCAAAAGGTATTATCGGATTTGGCTTAATGCCTTAGAAGTCTCGTCTGTGTATGCAATCAAAGCGATTTTTTAATTCACCATCTTTCCTCGCACAAAGACAAAATTTATATATAAATAACCAACAAAATTCAAGTACGAAGAATTTTGTTGGTTTTTGATTAACAGGGGAGAAGTGTCGTAGCCCATTACCTTGTATTTAAATTTAAAAAGAGATGGTGTTAAAGTGTTTACCTATATTTTCTATGGCAAATTTATGTGTTTCAATGGTGATTAACTGATGACGCAATATGATAGTGCATAACCCGCAATCAAACTTAAGAAACCACCAATATATTGAAACATAAGTATTAGCCAAACTTGAAACCATTTTTGACGTCGTATCTGTGTTGACAATTCAAGTTGTAACGTCGAAAATGTAGTGAATCCTCCGAGTATACCAATCATGAGTAAATGAAAGTGTGCACTTTCGGAAGACATTAGCGGGCTGACTAGGCCGAAGGAAAAGCATCCAAGCAAATTAACTACTAATGTGGCAACTGGAAAATTAGTTTTGGTCGATCTATTTATCAGATTGGATAACAACGCACGTAACATTGCGCCGATACCGCCGCCTATCATAACGAGGAGGATGATCATGAAACATTAGCCCCTAACTTCAAGCCGAGTAGACAACTCGATAATCCTATTAAGCTACTTAAGATAAGATAGAGCATTCCTTTAAGCCATTCATCACCTGTCAGGAAGTGAAATAATTCAAATTGAAATGTAGAGAACGTTGTTAATGCACCAAGACCACCAGTAGTGATGCCTTTTTTTAAATACGGATGCGTATGAAACAAAGAGATTGAATTTGAAAATAAAAGCCCCATAAAAAAAGCGCCTACGATGTTGGCAAAAAAAGTGCCTATGGGGAATCCGTACCATTGGGGGATATAGGAAAGTATATAACGACAAAACGCTCCAATGGCACCGCCGATAAAAATATATAAGTATCCCATTAAATCCCCTCCAATACACCTTAAATAATACCAAACAAATACAATGCTGAAATGATATGTAGGATTAAAACGCATAAAATAAACCATGGTAATCGTTTAGATGCACGATGAATCCAGCTTTTATTTTCAGGTAAATGTTTAATAGCTTTGTCGGCAAAAATGATTGTGAAAATTAAAATTAATGCATTCAAAAACACACTTACAATAATTATTTTTATAATAGTATTAAAGTGAATATGTAATAGGGGGTTAAATGCATTGAAATATAAGCTTACTAATAATAAGAGTACAGTTAAATAGAAATATTTCTTCGATTTTGACATGCGTGTGCCTCCTTGTCGACTAATATCATATCATATTATATTTTATTTTCTTAAAAAAATGGATACTTTTCATCTTTCGTAAGCGTAAATATAGCATTTCTATGTTAAAAAATGATATAACATAACTATCAATACTCACATCTAGGAGGACATTATGAAAAATTTAAAAGTACAAGTATTTGCTGATGGTGCAGATATCAATCAAATGAAACAAGCGTATGTAAATAAAGAAGTAGATGGTTTTACTACGAACCCTAGCTTGATGGCTAAAGCAGGTGTAGAGGACTATACACAATTTGCTAAAGAAGTCGTAAAAGCAATACCTGATGCTTCAGTTTCATTTGAAGTTTTTGGTGATGATATGGAAACAATGGAAAAAGAAGCTGAAATTATCCAACAATTTGGGGAGAACATCTTCGTTAAGATACCAATTGTCAATACAAAAGGGGAATCGATGTTGCCTTTAATTGAAAAGTTATCAGCAAAAGGTGTTAAACTTAATGTGACAGCAGTTTATACGATTGAACAAGTAAAAGCAATTACTGAAGCAGTTACTGAGGGTGTCGAAACATATGTTTCTGTATTTGCAGGACGTATTGCTGATACAGGTGTGGATCCATTACCACTAATGAAAGAATCTGTTAAAGTGACACACAGTAAGAAGGGTGTACAATTACTATGGGCTAGTTGCCGTGAATTGTATAATGTTATTCAAGCAGATGAAATTGGGGCTGATATTATTACATGCCCTGGTGATGTCGTTAAGAAAATCCCAAATATTGGTAGAAACATCGATGAACTATCAGTAGATACAGTAAAAGGGTTTGCAAAAGATATTCAAAGCTCAGGTTTAAGTATTTTATAATCGAACAGTTTTGATAAAATAGAGACTCAAACACTTCGATCTTTTACGAAGGTTTGAGTCTTTTTAAATAAATTAAACTTAAAGGAGTGCATCATGGAACAACCGATGTTTAAAGCTAAAATAGAGAAACAATTATGGTACTTAAACAGAAAAGAACGAAAGATATTAAATTCAGAATTAAGTGGATTCAATGCCGAAACGTTTAAAGCACAATATCGCTCACAAAATCAATTTGTCATATTGTTTCTATCTCGCCATATATTTAATTCTAAACCAAAATCACAATTACATTTAGTGATTACATTGCTAGGGCTGATATTTTTAAACACAATAATTATAGGTTTTTTTATAACGGGATTGTTGTTGTCATTAGCCTCGATTAAATATTTAATATCGCCTACAAATTCATTACAACTGCAACATGTCTTTCTTATTCTTATTGCAAGTGGCTGTATGATAATAACTACTATACTTTTAGTTAAACCTGTAAATGGCTTTTTGACAAAGCGTTTAATTGACTACAAGCTAAACAGATTGACTTAACATTAATTGACGTAATAATAGACACTCTTTCCATTTCTTTAAACAAAACGTTATTGAAACATCTGCAATGAATTGATGATTCTGTTTGAAGTGAATGCGTGTGCGATCTTTCATTGATGTTAACCCAATGACTTCGGTCATATTAATATATACTTGATAGGTGGAGCGTTTTGGAAATAGCGGACATATAATGAGTTCTGGAGAAATGTAAATCGGGATAAACTGACCAATATTTAACATGTTGCTGGCTAACGCTATTTGTGTATTTAAATGTTTATGATGAGATTTGACTAAAGTATTTAAAAACGAGGTCAATGACATAGAGGAATGAATATTAAAGTAGCGGAATTGAATATTAAGTTCGTGTGTCATAACAAGTGGTGTTTCTACATAGAGAAGTGAATTAAATTGAGTCATTCATGCATTCCTTTCTATTGATATTCTAAGTGAGATTTTAAAATGGCTAACGTTTGTTTTTTATAGTTTTTTACTGTACTGAGGGAACATTGCATTTTATTTTGAATTTCACTTTGATTATAACCATTTAAGTGTAGTGTTAGCCATGTCCATTGTTGTGGGGATAAATGATTTGAAATTAAAGATAATTGAAGGTAGAAATATGAGGGGATTACAGAGATATTTAAATTCGAAATTTCTGTTGTAGTAGGGTGACGCCAATGTTGACGTAATAAATCAATGAGATAAAAATGAAGTTTGGTCCTTATATAACGATGAAAATCTTTAGATCGTTCGGCATCATAATTACATTGTAATTCCCATAGCCGAATGAACAACATTTGAAAGTACTCGTCATAATTATAAGAGATATTGTACTTTTTTAGAAGATAATGCAGAAACTTTTCATATTTTACATATAATGTTTTGAAATTCATAAATTGCCTCCTTGCCATACTTTGACCGGTTAAATAAGTCATACCAGTTTAAAATGATTGAGACACCTGCATTTTTATGATATTTTTAGATTAAATTCGACATTAAGATAATAAAAATAAGACGTTTTTGATATATAGGTACATTTTTACCCGTTTAACGACATCATTTATCAAAAAAAGGACGTTATGGAGGAAACTATGGACTATGAACATTTAAATTTAGAGCATTTCTTTGCGCGAAATGATGATTTAGATGTCATTCGTGACCGAGCTGATTTCGTCATGATTAACAATATGACAAAAGAAATGATGTATCGTGATGGAGAAATTGAAGGTGCGATTGACTTGACAAAGTACTACTATAAAAATCGGTCTCAAGCAGCAAGTTTCATTATGATGGATTATTATCGTCAAGAAAAGTAATGAATTTC
The sequence above is a segment of the Staphylococcus hyicus genome. Coding sequences within it:
- a CDS encoding NERD domain-containing protein — encoded protein: MSQLDPIQIGLIVASVLAFLFLIMFLFALRSKKKVKETYSSQYQSKEEKLNAEHKEALEEVRIEKKKSDTRHKEQYDAMVSSKNREIDALKLFSKNDSEYITDMRLLGIRERLVKEKRIRPEDMHIMANIFMPTNSLEEITRISHLVLTRTGLYIIDSELLKGHVYQGVSQSQFKENPMMEQVFKTLNLDTQSPQTLVLDQNDEKQALSVIDYTSQLQSIETLATTLQQKLNLKYVPTAILYFNPRHEGDITISNYASQSGTKVLVGPEQLDEFFNKFVFHGRIQYDVNDLQTIMDEIESFN
- a CDS encoding sigma-70 family RNA polymerase sigma factor gives rise to the protein MNFKTLYVKYEKFLHYLLKKYNISYNYDEYFQMLFIRLWELQCNYDAERSKDFHRYIRTKLHFYLIDLLRQHWRHPTTTEISNLNISVIPSYFYLQLSLISNHLSPQQWTWLTLHLNGYNQSEIQNKMQCSLSTVKNYKKQTLAILKSHLEYQ
- a CDS encoding transaldolase, encoding MKNLKVQVFADGADINQMKQAYVNKEVDGFTTNPSLMAKAGVEDYTQFAKEVVKAIPDASVSFEVFGDDMETMEKEAEIIQQFGENIFVKIPIVNTKGESMLPLIEKLSAKGVKLNVTAVYTIEQVKAITEAVTEGVETYVSVFAGRIADTGVDPLPLMKESVKVTHSKKGVQLLWASCRELYNVIQADEIGADIITCPGDVVKKIPNIGRNIDELSVDTVKGFAKDIQSSGLSIL
- the metK gene encoding methionine adenosyltransferase, which codes for MTYNRRLFTSESVTEGHPDKIADQISDAILDEILKGDPNARVACETTVTTGMALIAGEITTSTYVDIPKVVRETVKEIGYTRAKYGYDYKTMSVLTAIDEQSPDIAQGVDRALEYRDQDQDEVLNIGAGDQGLMFGYATNETDTFMPLPIDLSHKLSKRLTTVRKDGTLSYLRPDGKVQVTVEYDENNHPKRVDTIVISSQHHEDIELEDIQEDLKKHVIYPTVEDHLIDKDTKFFINPTGRFVIGGPQGDAGLTGRKIIVDTYGGYARHGGGAFSGKDPTKVDRSAAYAARYVAKNIVAAELADKCEVQIAYAIGVAQPVSIAIDTFGTGKVSENILIEAVRQNFDLRPAGIIKMLDLQRPIYKQTAAYGHFGRNDIDVPWEKTNKIDILKEAVETLK
- the pckA gene encoding phosphoenolpyruvate carboxykinase (ATP) yields the protein MSFDTQAIDALKTKPSSHFQLTTTELYNKILKRDEAELTEFGAINAKTGVYTGRSPKDKYIVDNPQVKDDIDWGTVNQPISEEKFLNLYYQVIDYLDSKDEIFVFNGYAGSDKDSQLDLTVVNEFAWHNLFAQNLFIKPSSKEEASKIKADFTVISAPTFKADPDKDGLRSETFVIISFKHKTVLIGGTEYAGEMKKSIFSVMNYLLPKQKIMSMHCSANVGNKGDVALFFGLSGTGKTTLSADPNRKLIGDDEHGWNENGVFNIEGGCYAKAISLSAEKEPQIFKAIRYGTVLENCVVDSQGYVDFDDNKFTENTRAAYPIHHIDNIVVPSKASHPNTIIFLTADAFGVLPPISKLTKDQAMYHFLSGFTSKLAGTERGITEPQPSFSTCFGAPFLPLSAKVYADLLGNLIDKHEVDVYLVNTGWTGGKYGVGNRIELRHTRKMVNDAISGKLKNVEFEKDHIFGLNIPKKVEDVPTTILQPINAWTNKEAYETQAKDLVARFKENFKKFGDDTQHLEETGGFKG
- a CDS encoding aldo/keto reductase, encoding MPQVGLGVFRVKNDQTAKEAVKHAILNGYRSIDTAMIYKNEQKVGEGIKAALEESDIKREDLFITSKLWLDDYGRDNVEQAYNESLKLLGLDYLDLYLMHWPGQDENLMIDTWKGMEDLYKAGKVKNIGVSNFNIEHLERLLTETSIKPVVNQVEFHPYLTQTKLKTYLEAQKIQMESWSPLMNAQILEDETVKAIATEIQKSPAQVIIRWNIQNGVVTIPKSITPNRIDENIKVFDFELSQTHMTQLNACNENKRIGPDPLLFNGK
- the crcB gene encoding fluoride efflux transporter CrcB, whose amino-acid sequence is MGYLYIFIGGAIGAFCRYILSYIPQWYGFPIGTFFANIVGAFFMGLLFSNSISLFHTHPYLKKGITTGGLGALTTFSTFQFELFHFLTGDEWLKGMLYLILSSLIGLSSCLLGLKLGANVS
- a CDS encoding fluoride efflux transporter FluC — its product is MIILLVMIGGGIGAMLRALLSNLINRSTKTNFPVATLVVNLLGCFSFGLVSPLMSSESAHFHLLMIGILGGFTTFSTLQLELSTQIRRQKWFQVWLILMFQYIGGFLSLIAGYALSYCVIS